Proteins found in one Luteimonas chenhongjianii genomic segment:
- a CDS encoding YifB family Mg chelatase-like AAA ATPase: MGLALVHGRARAGIRAPEVKVEVHLGGGLPSMSIVGLPEAAVREAKDRVRAAIQCAQYEFPARRITVNLAPADLPKGGGRFDLPIALGILAASGQIPAEALRDWEFLGELGLTGELRGIDGALPAALAVAGTGRSLLVPVANGAEAALASDVPVHTARTLLEVCAMLGGRKTLPRATPPPQRALPSIDLRDVRGQTQARRALEIAAAGGHHLLFVGPPGCGKTLLASRLPGLLPPSSEAEALETAAVQSISGRGLDPTVWRARPFRSPHHTASAIALVGGGGEPRPGEVSLAHNGVLFLDELPEWSRQALEVLREPMESGVVTISRAARQSEFPARFQLVAAMNPCPCGWAGDISGRCRCSADAIARYRARISGPLLDRIDLHVEVPRLPPAALRPDAPGGEPSALVAARVSEARERQHARAGVLNARLDQSGTARDCRLAAADQALLERAIEALHLSARAMHRILRVARTIADLDGCKDISQAHLTEALGYRGISGSAEMGAA, translated from the coding sequence ATGGGACTTGCGCTCGTGCACGGACGTGCGCGCGCAGGCATCCGCGCCCCCGAGGTCAAGGTCGAAGTCCATCTCGGCGGCGGTCTGCCCTCGATGTCGATCGTCGGATTGCCGGAAGCCGCGGTGCGGGAAGCCAAGGACCGGGTACGTGCCGCCATCCAGTGCGCGCAGTACGAATTTCCCGCACGCCGGATCACCGTCAACCTTGCGCCTGCCGACCTGCCCAAGGGCGGCGGGCGCTTCGACCTGCCGATCGCACTGGGAATCCTGGCCGCCAGCGGGCAGATTCCGGCCGAGGCACTGCGCGACTGGGAATTCCTCGGTGAGCTGGGACTGACCGGCGAGCTGCGTGGCATCGACGGCGCACTGCCCGCTGCGCTCGCGGTCGCCGGCACCGGGCGCTCACTGCTGGTGCCGGTGGCCAATGGCGCGGAGGCGGCGCTGGCCTCGGACGTGCCGGTGCATACCGCGCGCACGTTGCTGGAGGTCTGCGCGATGCTCGGCGGGCGCAAGACCCTGCCCCGGGCCACGCCGCCACCGCAACGTGCATTGCCGTCGATCGATCTGCGCGATGTTCGTGGACAGACGCAGGCGCGCCGGGCGCTCGAGATCGCGGCGGCCGGCGGTCACCACCTGCTGTTCGTGGGGCCGCCCGGCTGCGGCAAGACTCTGCTGGCTTCGCGCCTGCCCGGCCTGCTGCCGCCGTCGAGCGAGGCAGAGGCGTTGGAAACCGCGGCGGTGCAGTCGATCAGCGGACGCGGTCTCGATCCCACCGTGTGGCGCGCGCGGCCATTCCGCAGCCCGCATCACACCGCCAGCGCGATCGCGCTGGTCGGTGGCGGTGGTGAGCCGCGGCCCGGCGAGGTGTCCCTGGCGCACAACGGCGTGCTGTTTCTCGACGAGTTGCCCGAATGGAGCCGCCAGGCGCTGGAAGTGCTGCGTGAACCGATGGAGTCGGGCGTCGTGACGATCTCCCGGGCCGCGCGCCAGAGCGAATTTCCGGCCCGCTTCCAGCTGGTGGCGGCGATGAATCCCTGCCCATGCGGCTGGGCCGGCGACATCTCCGGGCGCTGCCGCTGCTCGGCCGATGCCATCGCGCGCTACCGCGCGCGGATCTCCGGTCCACTGCTGGACCGCATCGACCTGCACGTGGAAGTGCCCCGGTTGCCCCCCGCTGCGCTGCGACCCGACGCCCCCGGCGGCGAGCCCAGCGCGCTCGTCGCTGCGCGCGTGAGCGAGGCGCGCGAGCGCCAGCACGCGCGTGCAGGTGTGCTCAACGCCCGGCTCGACCAGAGCGGCACCGCCCGTGACTGTCGCCTCGCCGCCGCCGACCAGGCGTTGCTCGAGCGAGCGATCGAAGCCCTGCACCTCTCGGCGCGCGCAATGCACCGCATCCTGCGCGTCGCCCGCACGATCGCCGACCTCGACGGCTGCAAGGACATCAGCCAGGCGCACCTCACCGAAGCGCTCGGATATCGCGGGATCAGCGGCAGCGCCGAGATGGGCGCTGCCTAA
- the aceA gene encoding isocitrate lyase: MNTREQQIDALQQDWSRNPRWRGIQRPYSAADVVRLRGSVQPEHTLARRGAEKLWALVNGDAKKGYVNAFGAISAGQAMQQAKAGLEAVYLSGWQVAADGNSSETMYPDQSLYAYDSVPTMVRRINNTFQRADEIQWKAIADGKLDEDDAIDFFLPIVADGEAGFGGVLNAYELMKNMLVAGAAGVHFEDQLAAVKKCGHMGGKVLVPTQEAVQKLIAARLAADVLGVPAIVLARTDAEAATLLTSDFDANDAPFVTGERTAEGFYKVRNGLEQAISRGVAYAPYADLVWCETGTPDIGFAREFAQAVHAQHPGKLLSYNCSPSFNWKKNLDDAQIARFQDDLSALGYKFQFITLAGIHINWFNSFQFAHDYARGQGMKHYVEQVQEREFAARDKGYTFVSHQQEVGAGYFDDVTTVIQGGASSVTALTGSTEENQFHETKAA; encoded by the coding sequence ATGAACACCCGTGAGCAACAGATCGATGCCCTGCAGCAGGATTGGAGCCGCAACCCGCGCTGGCGCGGTATCCAGCGACCGTACTCCGCTGCCGATGTCGTGCGCCTGCGCGGCAGCGTGCAGCCCGAGCACACGCTTGCCAGGCGCGGCGCGGAGAAGCTGTGGGCGCTGGTCAACGGGGATGCGAAGAAGGGCTACGTCAACGCCTTCGGCGCGATCAGCGCCGGCCAGGCGATGCAGCAGGCCAAGGCGGGGCTGGAAGCGGTGTATCTGTCCGGCTGGCAGGTGGCCGCCGACGGCAACAGCTCCGAGACGATGTATCCGGACCAGTCGCTGTATGCCTACGACTCGGTGCCGACGATGGTCCGCCGGATCAACAACACCTTCCAGCGCGCCGACGAGATCCAGTGGAAGGCCATCGCCGACGGCAAGCTCGACGAGGACGACGCGATCGATTTCTTCCTGCCCATCGTCGCCGACGGCGAAGCCGGCTTCGGCGGCGTGCTCAACGCCTACGAACTGATGAAGAACATGCTGGTCGCCGGCGCGGCCGGTGTGCATTTCGAGGACCAGCTGGCGGCGGTCAAGAAGTGCGGCCACATGGGCGGCAAGGTGCTGGTGCCCACGCAGGAGGCGGTGCAGAAGCTCATCGCCGCGCGGCTCGCGGCCGACGTGCTCGGCGTGCCGGCGATCGTGCTCGCGCGCACCGATGCCGAAGCCGCGACCCTGCTGACCTCGGATTTCGACGCCAATGACGCACCCTTCGTCACCGGCGAGCGCACGGCCGAAGGCTTCTACAAGGTGCGCAATGGCCTGGAGCAGGCGATCAGCCGCGGCGTGGCGTATGCGCCGTACGCGGATCTCGTGTGGTGCGAGACCGGCACGCCCGACATCGGCTTCGCGCGCGAGTTCGCGCAGGCCGTGCATGCACAGCACCCCGGCAAGCTGCTCAGCTACAACTGCTCGCCGAGCTTCAACTGGAAGAAGAACCTCGACGACGCGCAGATCGCGCGCTTCCAGGACGACCTGTCGGCGCTGGGCTACAAGTTCCAGTTCATCACTCTGGCCGGCATCCACATCAACTGGTTCAACAGCTTCCAGTTCGCCCATGACTACGCCCGCGGCCAAGGCATGAAGCATTACGTCGAACAGGTCCAGGAACGCGAATTCGCCGCCCGCGACAAGGGCTACACCTTCGTCTCGCACCAGCAGGAGGTCGGCGCCGGCTACTTCGACGACGTGACCACGGTCATCCAGGGCGGCGCGTCGAGCGTGACCGCGCTGACGGGCTCGACGGAAGAGAACCAGTTCCACGAGACAAAGGCGGCCTGA
- the aceB gene encoding malate synthase A yields the protein MPADTATDLLDAPALAFLAELHQRFEPRRRALLTARGERQAAYDAGALPDFRVASRAIRETEWRVAPLPAALRDRRVEITGPVDPKMVINALNSGANCYMADFEDSTAPTWHNLLTGQRALRDAVAGTLEFNAPGGKRYTLRPEDQRAVLLVRPRGWHLDEKHVCIGDGPGAGSQAPMSAALFDAGLFAFHNAHALAAKDRGPYFYIPKLESADEARLWDDVLAYIERRLGLPGGQIRVTVLIETLPAVFEMDEILHALKDRVAGLNCGRWDYIFSYIKTFRRHRDRVLPERAQVTMAQPFLKAYSELLIQTCHRRGAHAMGGMAAQIPIADDATANEIAMSRVRADKLREVTAGHDGTWVAHPALIPLARQVFDERMRGPHQHAMTRDDVLVDRDDLIAPPIGTISRAGFDGNVEVCVRYIAAWLDGNGCVPIHHMMEDAATAEIARAQLWQWIHYADDGHAPLHLDDGTAIDAALLDRVLLGLPSKLAGLDIPGAARVPEAIAMLEALTLRETLEDFLTVPAYARLP from the coding sequence TTGCCCGCCGACACCGCGACCGATCTGCTCGATGCCCCGGCGCTGGCGTTCCTGGCCGAACTGCACCAGCGTTTCGAACCGCGCCGACGGGCCTTGCTCACGGCCCGGGGCGAGCGCCAGGCCGCATACGATGCCGGCGCGCTCCCGGACTTCCGCGTCGCCAGCCGGGCTATCCGCGAAACCGAATGGCGGGTGGCGCCGCTGCCGGCGGCCCTGCGCGACCGCCGGGTCGAGATCACCGGGCCGGTCGACCCGAAGATGGTCATCAACGCGCTGAACTCCGGCGCCAACTGCTACATGGCCGACTTCGAGGACTCGACCGCCCCCACCTGGCACAACCTGCTGACCGGACAGCGCGCACTGCGCGATGCCGTTGCCGGCACCCTGGAATTCAACGCGCCGGGCGGCAAGCGCTACACGCTCAGGCCCGAGGACCAGCGCGCCGTGCTGCTGGTGCGGCCCCGCGGCTGGCACCTCGACGAGAAGCACGTGTGCATCGGCGACGGCCCGGGCGCCGGGTCACAGGCGCCGATGTCGGCTGCGCTGTTCGACGCGGGCCTGTTCGCGTTCCACAACGCCCATGCGCTGGCGGCGAAGGATCGCGGCCCGTACTTCTACATCCCCAAGCTGGAATCGGCGGACGAGGCCCGGCTGTGGGACGACGTACTGGCCTATATCGAGCGCAGGCTCGGCCTGCCGGGCGGCCAGATCCGCGTCACCGTGCTGATCGAAACGCTGCCTGCGGTGTTCGAGATGGACGAGATCCTGCACGCGCTCAAGGACCGCGTCGCGGGCCTCAACTGCGGCCGCTGGGACTACATCTTCTCCTACATCAAGACCTTCCGGCGGCACCGCGACCGCGTACTGCCCGAGCGCGCCCAGGTCACGATGGCGCAGCCGTTCCTCAAGGCGTACTCCGAGCTGCTGATCCAGACCTGTCATCGCCGCGGCGCGCACGCGATGGGCGGCATGGCCGCGCAGATCCCGATCGCCGACGATGCGACCGCCAACGAGATCGCGATGTCGCGCGTGCGCGCCGACAAGCTGCGCGAGGTCACCGCGGGCCATGACGGCACCTGGGTCGCGCACCCGGCGCTGATCCCACTGGCCAGGCAGGTCTTCGACGAGCGCATGCGCGGCCCGCACCAGCACGCGATGACGCGTGATGACGTGCTGGTCGACCGGGACGATCTGATCGCGCCGCCGATCGGCACGATCAGCCGGGCAGGGTTCGACGGCAATGTCGAGGTCTGTGTGCGCTACATCGCCGCCTGGCTCGACGGCAATGGCTGCGTACCGATCCACCACATGATGGAGGACGCGGCGACCGCCGAGATCGCACGCGCGCAGTTGTGGCAATGGATCCACTACGCCGACGACGGCCACGCGCCGCTGCATCTCGACGACGGCACCGCGATCGATGCCGCGCTGCTGGACCGCGTGCTGCTGGGCCTGCCCTCGAAGCTGGCGGGCCTGGACATCCCGGGAGCGGCCCGCGTGCCGGAGGCCATCGCGATGCTGGAGGCACTGACGCTGCGCGAGACCCTCGAAGACTTCCTCACCGTGCCGGCCTACGCGCGCCTGCCCTGA
- a CDS encoding glycoside hydrolase family 3 N-terminal domain-containing protein, with the protein MRLDDRLEALLAQMTLEEKIGQLGIFADMLRPFAADVNPDMNERDADELRAQIRAGRVGAVFNGVGARQGYESQRIAVEESRLGIPLLMGADVIHGMRTVFPIPLGEAASFEPALAQRTARAAAIEATACGLHWTFAPTLDIARDQRWGRVAEAAGEDVVLANAFAAARVRGFQGDDLTAHDSLLATPKHFVGYGAVMGGLDYNSVEISEGTLRDVHLPPFKAALDAGAMTVMSAFNDINGVPASAHDGLLTDLLRGEWGFKGFVVSDYTADFELVAHGFAADDREATRLSFTAGVDMSMQSGLYATHLPELVASGEVSMAAIDRGVRRVLAVKQAIGLFDDPYRSLDPQAEAALDPQALHFDLARDAARRSIVLLKNEGELLPLKKSGQRIALIGPYARDRDNLEGCWTLFGDKTLYVNLEDGLRAALDDGDALTVVDGSAMEEAIDGGIEAAVEAAREADVVLLAIGEPQGYSGEAQSRTQIIVPPAQQALAEAVAATGTPMVVLLRHGRALALQGAVRDAQAIVATWFLGTATGPAIADVLLGDYNPSARLPVSFPRDSGQQPLYYNRQRTGRPELPEMSEFKSRWREMPHSPLYPFGHGLSYTRFVYGDVQLSSDTLDWDGTLTASVTLRNDGDRAGEEVVQLYIHDRVASRVRPIRELKDFRKVALEPGAHATVSFTLRRDQLAFTTRSGAFSAEPGLFEVWIAPSSETGMAAQFTLIR; encoded by the coding sequence ATGCGCCTAGACGACCGCCTCGAGGCCCTGCTCGCGCAGATGACGCTCGAGGAGAAGATCGGCCAGCTCGGCATTTTCGCCGACATGCTGCGGCCCTTCGCCGCCGACGTGAATCCCGACATGAACGAGCGCGATGCGGACGAGTTGCGCGCCCAGATCCGAGCCGGGCGCGTCGGGGCCGTGTTCAACGGCGTCGGAGCGCGTCAGGGATACGAATCGCAACGTATCGCGGTGGAGGAAAGCCGGCTCGGGATCCCGCTGCTGATGGGCGCCGACGTGATCCATGGCATGCGCACGGTGTTTCCGATTCCACTGGGCGAGGCCGCCAGCTTCGAGCCGGCGCTGGCGCAGCGCACCGCCCGCGCGGCGGCGATCGAAGCGACCGCATGCGGCCTGCACTGGACATTCGCACCCACCCTCGACATCGCGCGTGATCAACGCTGGGGCCGCGTGGCCGAGGCGGCGGGCGAGGACGTGGTGCTGGCGAACGCATTCGCCGCCGCGCGCGTGCGCGGTTTCCAGGGCGACGATCTCACCGCGCACGACTCCCTGCTCGCCACGCCAAAGCATTTCGTCGGCTACGGCGCGGTGATGGGGGGGCTCGACTACAACAGTGTCGAGATCTCCGAAGGCACGCTGCGCGACGTGCACCTGCCCCCGTTCAAGGCCGCGCTCGATGCCGGCGCGATGACGGTGATGAGCGCCTTCAACGACATCAACGGGGTGCCGGCGTCGGCGCACGATGGCCTGCTGACCGACCTGCTGCGCGGCGAATGGGGCTTCAAGGGCTTCGTGGTCTCCGACTACACCGCCGACTTCGAGCTCGTCGCGCATGGCTTCGCCGCCGACGATCGCGAGGCGACCAGGCTCTCGTTCACGGCGGGCGTCGACATGAGCATGCAGAGCGGTCTCTATGCCACGCACCTGCCGGAGCTGGTGGCCAGCGGCGAGGTGTCGATGGCCGCGATCGACCGCGGCGTGCGGCGCGTGCTTGCCGTCAAGCAGGCGATCGGCCTGTTCGACGATCCCTACCGCTCGCTGGATCCGCAGGCCGAGGCTGCGCTCGATCCGCAGGCGCTGCATTTCGACCTCGCGCGCGACGCCGCGCGCCGGTCGATCGTGCTGCTGAAGAACGAGGGCGAGCTGCTGCCGCTGAAGAAGTCCGGCCAGCGGATCGCGTTGATCGGCCCGTATGCCCGGGACCGCGACAACCTCGAGGGCTGCTGGACGCTGTTCGGCGACAAGACGCTGTACGTCAACCTCGAAGACGGGCTGCGCGCGGCGCTCGACGACGGCGATGCACTGACGGTCGTCGATGGCAGCGCCATGGAAGAGGCCATTGATGGCGGCATCGAAGCGGCGGTGGAAGCCGCGCGCGAGGCCGATGTCGTGCTGCTGGCGATCGGCGAGCCGCAGGGCTACAGCGGCGAGGCACAGTCGCGCACGCAGATCATCGTGCCGCCCGCGCAGCAGGCGCTGGCCGAGGCTGTCGCCGCGACCGGCACGCCGATGGTCGTGCTGCTGCGCCATGGCCGCGCGCTGGCATTGCAGGGCGCGGTGCGCGATGCGCAGGCGATTGTCGCGACCTGGTTCCTTGGCACCGCCACCGGTCCCGCGATTGCCGACGTGCTGCTGGGCGACTACAACCCGTCCGCACGTCTGCCGGTCAGTTTTCCGCGCGACTCCGGCCAGCAGCCGCTGTACTACAACCGGCAGCGCACCGGCCGCCCGGAGCTGCCGGAGATGAGCGAGTTCAAGAGCCGCTGGCGGGAGATGCCGCACAGCCCGCTGTATCCATTCGGTCATGGCCTGTCGTACACGCGCTTCGTCTATGGCGACGTCCAACTGTCGTCCGACACGCTCGACTGGGACGGCACGCTGACGGCGTCGGTGACGCTGCGCAACGACGGCGACCGCGCCGGCGAGGAGGTCGTGCAGCTCTACATCCACGACCGTGTCGCCAGCCGCGTGCGGCCGATCCGCGAGCTCAAGGATTTCCGCAAGGTCGCCCTCGAGCCCGGCGCGCACGCCACGGTCTCGTTCACGCTGCGGCGCGACCAGCTCGCCTTCACCACCCGCAGCGGCGCGTTCTCCGCCGAGCCGGGCCTGTTCGAAGTCTGGATCGCCCCGAGCTCGGAGACGGGTATGGCGGCGCAGTTCACCCTGATCCGTTGA
- a CDS encoding LysR family transcriptional regulator gives MPSKSLPPQRFPYKSDRLKPLRAFCQTTRLGSVSRAAEALYVSQPAISLQLQALERELGVKLLERSGRRLVPTREGEALYALAMPLVEGLDALPAAFRREIGGLDAGELKVAANSSTILYLLPRIVDLFRRQHPDVRLSLQDAITADGTDLLRSDAVDLVVGSMVDVPGDLSYAPVYRFDPILLTPLDHALARSKRLTLEEIARYGLILPPKRQVTYRLVDQVFQQARLPYTVALEVGGWEVIKQYVAMGMGISVVSSICLAADDAERLATRPVAEWFPPRSYGVVVRKGKVLSPQARAFIELIRPDLFSRRDREDPGHSER, from the coding sequence ATGCCGTCCAAGTCACTGCCGCCGCAGAGATTTCCGTACAAGAGCGATCGGCTGAAACCGCTGCGCGCGTTCTGTCAGACCACGCGGCTCGGTTCAGTTTCGCGTGCCGCGGAAGCCCTCTATGTCAGCCAGCCGGCAATCTCGTTGCAGTTGCAGGCGCTCGAGCGCGAACTCGGCGTCAAGCTGCTCGAGCGCAGCGGCCGGCGCCTGGTCCCGACCCGCGAGGGGGAAGCGCTGTATGCGCTGGCCATGCCGCTGGTGGAGGGGCTCGATGCCCTGCCGGCGGCCTTCAGGCGCGAGATCGGCGGGCTCGATGCGGGCGAGCTGAAGGTGGCGGCCAACAGTTCGACGATCCTCTACCTGCTGCCGCGTATCGTCGACCTGTTCCGCCGCCAGCACCCCGACGTGCGTCTGTCGCTGCAGGATGCGATCACCGCCGATGGCACCGACCTGCTGCGCAGCGACGCCGTCGACCTCGTTGTCGGTTCGATGGTCGATGTGCCGGGTGACCTCAGCTACGCGCCTGTCTACCGGTTCGACCCGATCCTGCTGACGCCCCTCGACCATGCCCTGGCGCGGTCGAAGCGGCTGACACTCGAGGAGATCGCCCGCTACGGCCTGATCCTGCCGCCGAAACGCCAGGTCACCTACCGTCTCGTCGACCAGGTATTCCAGCAGGCTCGGCTGCCCTACACGGTGGCGCTGGAGGTCGGCGGCTGGGAAGTGATCAAGCAGTACGTGGCGATGGGCATGGGCATCTCGGTCGTCAGTTCGATCTGCCTGGCCGCAGATGACGCCGAGCGGCTGGCGACGCGCCCGGTCGCGGAATGGTTCCCGCCACGCAGCTATGGCGTGGTCGTGCGCAAGGGCAAGGTGCTTTCACCGCAGGCGCGGGCGTTCATCGAACTCATCCGCCCCGACCTGTTCTCGCGACGCGACCGGGAAGATCCCGGCCACTCGGAGCGCTGA
- a CDS encoding S9 family peptidase, whose amino-acid sequence MRQLMLATGIAVALTACGGRNEPADPAAQAPAAAAPKTLADVELIPREALFGNPERAAVQLSPDGQYLSWIAPVDGTMNVWVAPADNPTAAKAVTQDTARGIRSYFWTYKPGTLLYLRDTGGDEDFHLFAVDVESAQSRDLTPFPKTTAQVVGVSHRQPDTLLVGMNDRDPQWHDLYRVDLASGERSLVEQNTDQIAGYIADADYALRFASRSRPDGGMDVLRRNGDAWEVQDDIPFEDVLTTTPTGLTEDGRTLYMSDSRDRNTAALYAIDTTSGEKTLVHQDPRADVGGGLTDPRTGVLQAVSVDYLREEWTPLDDSIKADLARLEAIGPGEVSINSRTLDDKHWLVAYSAAESPVVYYRYDRGENGAEGTLTKLFSGRPALDGKPLVPMWPLELKSRDGLTLVSYLTLPKHADADNDGKADAPVPMVLLVHGGPWARDGYGYSSMDQWLANRGYAVLSVNFRGSTGFGKEFTNAGNGEWAAKMHDDLIDAVQWAVDSGVTTPDKVAIMGGSYGGYATLVGLTFTPETFACGVDIVGPANLNTLLSTVPPYWASFFEQLTRRMGDPRTDEGKAWLTERSPLSRADAITKPLLIGQGANDPRVKQAESDQIVEAMTAKNIPVTYVLFPDEGHGFARPENNKAFNAVAEGFLETCLGGRSQPIGEEFTGSSITVPTGADGVPGLAEALKSHTQEVRK is encoded by the coding sequence ATGCGTCAACTCATGCTCGCGACCGGCATCGCCGTCGCGCTGACCGCCTGTGGCGGTCGCAATGAACCTGCCGATCCTGCCGCGCAGGCACCCGCCGCTGCCGCGCCGAAGACGCTGGCCGATGTCGAACTGATCCCCCGCGAAGCGCTGTTCGGCAATCCCGAGCGCGCCGCCGTGCAGCTGAGCCCGGACGGGCAGTACCTGAGCTGGATCGCGCCGGTCGACGGCACGATGAATGTCTGGGTCGCGCCGGCCGACAATCCGACCGCGGCGAAGGCGGTCACCCAGGACACCGCGCGCGGTATCCGCAGCTATTTCTGGACCTACAAGCCGGGCACGCTGCTGTACCTGCGCGACACCGGCGGTGACGAGGATTTCCATCTGTTCGCGGTGGACGTGGAGAGCGCGCAGTCGCGCGATCTCACACCGTTCCCCAAGACCACCGCACAGGTCGTCGGCGTCAGCCATCGCCAGCCCGACACCTTGCTGGTGGGCATGAACGACCGCGACCCGCAGTGGCACGATCTCTACAGGGTCGATCTCGCCAGCGGCGAGCGCAGCCTGGTCGAGCAGAACACCGACCAGATCGCCGGCTACATCGCCGATGCCGATTACGCGCTGCGCTTCGCGTCGCGCAGTCGGCCCGATGGCGGCATGGACGTCCTGCGTCGCAACGGCGATGCCTGGGAGGTCCAGGACGACATTCCGTTCGAGGACGTGCTGACCACCACGCCCACCGGGCTGACCGAAGACGGCCGGACGCTCTACATGTCCGACTCACGCGATCGCAACACCGCGGCGCTGTATGCCATCGACACGACCAGCGGCGAGAAGACGCTCGTGCATCAGGATCCGCGCGCCGATGTCGGCGGCGGCCTGACCGATCCGCGCACCGGTGTGCTGCAGGCGGTGTCGGTCGACTACCTGCGCGAGGAATGGACCCCGCTCGACGACAGCATCAAGGCCGATCTCGCCAGGCTCGAGGCGATCGGCCCGGGCGAGGTCTCGATCAACAGCCGGACTCTGGACGACAAGCATTGGCTGGTCGCGTACTCGGCCGCCGAATCACCGGTGGTCTACTACCGTTACGACCGCGGCGAGAACGGTGCCGAAGGCACCTTGACCAAGTTGTTCTCCGGCCGGCCGGCGCTGGACGGCAAGCCGCTGGTGCCGATGTGGCCGCTGGAGCTCAAGTCGCGCGATGGCCTCACCCTCGTCAGCTATCTCACCCTGCCCAAGCACGCCGACGCCGACAACGACGGCAAGGCCGATGCACCGGTGCCGATGGTCTTGCTGGTGCACGGCGGCCCGTGGGCGCGCGACGGTTACGGCTACAGCTCGATGGACCAGTGGCTGGCGAACCGGGGGTATGCGGTGCTGAGCGTGAACTTCCGCGGCTCGACCGGCTTCGGCAAGGAATTCACCAACGCCGGCAACGGCGAGTGGGCGGCGAAGATGCACGACGATCTGATCGACGCCGTGCAGTGGGCGGTCGACAGTGGGGTCACCACGCCCGACAAGGTCGCGATCATGGGTGGCAGCTACGGCGGCTACGCCACGCTGGTCGGCCTGACGTTCACGCCGGAGACGTTCGCCTGCGGCGTCGACATCGTCGGCCCGGCCAACCTCAATACGTTGCTGTCGACGGTGCCGCCGTACTGGGCGAGCTTCTTCGAGCAACTGACCCGGCGCATGGGCGACCCGCGCACCGACGAAGGCAAGGCCTGGTTGACCGAGCGCTCGCCGCTGAGCCGCGCCGATGCGATCACCAAGCCGCTGCTGATCGGCCAGGGTGCGAACGATCCGCGCGTGAAGCAGGCCGAAAGCGACCAGATCGTCGAGGCGATGACCGCGAAGAACATCCCGGTCACCTATGTGCTGTTCCCCGACGAAGGCCACGGCTTCGCACGGCCCGAGAACAACAAGGCTTTCAACGCGGTGGCCGAAGGCTTCCTCGAGACCTGCCTGGGCGGGCGCTCGCAGCCGATCGGTGAGGAATTCACCGGTTCGAGCATCACCGTGCCGACGGGAGCCGACGGCGTGCCGGGGCTGGCCGAAGCACTGAAGTCGCACACGCAGGAAGTCCGCAAGTAA